A genome region from Leptodactylus fuscus isolate aLepFus1 chromosome 6, aLepFus1.hap2, whole genome shotgun sequence includes the following:
- the FAM187A gene encoding Ig-like V-type domain-containing protein FAM187A — MAKVSKFLLHLIPAGSYEIVERDDIFRSIQCPAFLLFDTAAYLSDMTFELPCHCKPEAIKSVVWYYQKNAGNKKIRVLTDFNGTVQLDVSNVRGSTDIVFRFSIRMFSLIVFKAQIDDSGNYMCGSRDGHFFYGYNVDIQNSRKAYVAFEDQHGHPQPDLISKYFVSFTAFWEWSVCDRCDVRGEQRRIGLCYVQSSYLNPRFHASQVNVSSCGSEAVPLKMRKLIGSRRPEIIVRSCMTACHKVKNGTLGKISTFFHNIMKFKDYIPWLPKVPTQVHTHELGSKLSIACPGAKPEHAVAWDKEDERLYRTEYLIGNNKSMRVFIDHGNHLNFRSVQYNDKATYYCWLQGKMKAGFKLAVQRDPLKKRRFSDAESVFAMKTIGMSYVLFTLIFIFIHCFKCCLYKFKCLLFKE; from the exons atggctaaag TTTCCAAGTTCCTGCTCCATCTGATTCCAGCAGGTAGCTATGAGATTGTTGAAAGAGATGACATCTTTAGATCTATTCAGTGTCCAGCGTTCTTATTGTTTGATACGGCTGCTTACCTGTCAGACATGACCTTTGAACTTCCTTGCCATTGCAAGCCTGAGGCAATCAAGTCTGTGGTATGGTATTATCAGAAGAACGCTGGTAATAAAAAGATTCGGGTGCTCACAGACTTCAATGGTACAGTCCAACTTGATGTTTCCAACGTTCGTGGCAGTACCGATATTGTTTTCAGGTTCAGCATCCGAATGTTCAGCCTAATTGTGTTTAAGGCACAAATAGATGATAGCGGAAATTATATGTGCGGTTCGCGGGATGGCCACTTCTTTTATGGATACAACGTTGACATTCAGAACTCAAGGAAAGCTTATGTGGCATTTGAAGACCAACATGGTCACCCACAGCCAGATCTGATAAGCAAATACTTTGTGTCCTTCACTGCTTTTTGGGAATGGAGCGTATGTGATCGATGTGACGTAAGAGGTGAACAAAGGAGAATTGGCTTATGCTATGTCCAGAGTAGCTACCTGAACCCCAGATTTCATGCATCTCAGGTGAACGTGTCTTCATGTGGTTCAGAAGCTGTTCCACTCAAAATGAGGAAGTTGATAGGCAGTCGAAGACCAGAGATCATAGTCCGGAGCTGCATGACTGCATGCCACAAGGTAAAGAACGGCACTCTGGGTAAGATCAGCACTTTTTTCCATAATATAATGAAGTTTAAAGATTATATCCCATGGCTTCCCAAGGTAcccacacaggtacatactcacGAACTAGGCAGTAAGCTGAGTATTGCTTGCCCAGGAGCCAAACCAGAACATGCAGTGGCTTGGGACAAAGAAGATGAAAGACTTTATCGCACTGAATATCTCATTGGGAATAATAAATCCATGCGAGTCTTCATTGATCATGGAAACCATCTGAACTTTCGCTCTGTTCAATACAATGACAAAGCTACCTACTATTGCTGGCTGCAGGGGAAGATGAAGGCCGGGTTCAAGTTGGCAGTGCAAAGAGATCCTCTAAAGAAACGTCGCTTCAGTGATGCTGAATCTGTATTTGCAATGAAGACCATTGGGATGAGTTATGTCCTTTTCACCCTTATTTTCATCTTTATTCATTGCTTCAAATGCTGTTTGTACAAATTCAAGTGTTTGCTGTTCAAAGAATAA